One genomic window of Sodaliphilus pleomorphus includes the following:
- a CDS encoding glycosyltransferase has protein sequence MNPLLSIIIPMYSSERYIVRCIESLRELKILKEVIVVDDGSSDGSYDIARKFASNGEIKLFHQENKGVSEARNLGLDRCSGDVVVFVDSDDFIIGEGFQSMYNNFTLSKAEMAMGGVKIKCADQHIEVRMAYSEMVGRLWKGDECFANLMHTNTFTPLVFCYMFKKSFLDRVKLRFQHRMSEDDLWTSIAMCEAHNVLVTDDLHYVYCKNSDSITGTNVSTIFRADNHLAVANDLYDYLRNHTLSENAEVWLCCKILYIASIAVKIYIDNDYYTFSLSIEMFQDLFSRVLQSSNEYAKKVGLMFGKRLLDTIKSVK, from the coding sequence ATGAATCCGTTGCTTTCAATTATTATCCCGATGTACAGCTCCGAGAGATACATTGTACGGTGCATCGAATCATTGCGAGAACTGAAAATCCTGAAAGAAGTTATTGTGGTAGATGATGGGTCTTCTGATGGTTCGTATGACATAGCGAGAAAATTCGCTTCAAATGGAGAAATCAAGCTTTTTCATCAAGAAAACAAAGGCGTTTCAGAGGCTCGAAATCTTGGCCTGGACAGATGCAGCGGTGATGTGGTTGTATTTGTTGATAGTGATGACTTTATTATTGGCGAAGGCTTTCAATCTATGTATAATAACTTCACCTTGTCCAAAGCGGAAATGGCGATGGGTGGAGTGAAAATAAAATGTGCCGACCAACATATAGAAGTAAGGATGGCATACAGTGAAATGGTTGGAAGGTTATGGAAAGGAGATGAATGTTTCGCAAATCTTATGCACACAAACACATTCACACCATTGGTGTTTTGCTATATGTTCAAGAAGTCGTTTCTTGATAGAGTAAAGTTAAGATTTCAGCATAGAATGTCGGAAGATGACTTGTGGACAAGCATAGCCATGTGTGAAGCCCATAATGTGCTGGTGACAGATGACCTTCATTATGTGTATTGCAAAAATTCGGATTCTATAACAGGCACAAATGTTTCGACCATATTTCGAGCAGACAACCACTTGGCAGTCGCCAACGATTTGTATGACTATTTGCGCAACCACACACTGAGTGAAAATGCGGAAGTATGGCTATGCTGTAAAATTCTGTATATAGCCTCAATAGCTGTAAAAATATACATCGACAACGACTATTATACCTTTAGCCTAAGTATTGAAATGTTTCAAGATTTGTTTAGTCGTGTACTTCAATCTTCTAATGAATATGCCAAAAAGGTTGGGCTTATGTTTGGTAAAAGGCTATTAGACACAATAAAATCAGTGAAATAA
- a CDS encoding ATP-binding protein, whose amino-acid sequence MGRYIQRETYLRQLMDRMGNGEVKIITGPRRSGKSWLLNRIFKDYLLEQGVAEDNIIIVSFDMDDDEETGDLTDRQALKSYLYSRITDDTTPYYIILDEVQEVEGFEKLVNGLNARDNVDVYITGSNSHFLSSDIKTIFRGRGDEVKVWPFSFREFCTDRTEPVSELWKEYYTYGGMPGLLRQRTSEQKVAYLQRLWNKTYLDDVVERHKVKNREALSALADALCSSVGSLTNPNRISNVMRSVQNTKIDSETVSNYIGYLEEAFLFEGAKRYNIKGNKYFESIKKYYSVDVGLRNAKLNFRQQEITHIMENVIYNELRMRGFAVDVGVVEAREMRNGKSEYIQYEIDFIASNGRDKYYIQSAFSLDSEEKRQQELRSLLKVDDSFQKIVITGSDIAAYTDNKGIRFMGLFQFLLSGI is encoded by the coding sequence ATGGGGCGTTACATTCAAAGAGAGACTTATCTCCGTCAACTGATGGACAGGATGGGAAACGGCGAGGTGAAAATCATCACTGGTCCCAGACGTTCGGGCAAGTCATGGTTGCTCAACAGAATATTCAAGGATTATTTGCTCGAACAGGGTGTAGCAGAAGACAATATTATTATTGTCTCCTTCGACATGGACGACGATGAGGAGACCGGCGACCTGACTGACCGTCAGGCACTGAAGTCCTATCTATATAGCCGCATCACTGACGACACGACACCTTATTACATTATTCTCGACGAGGTGCAGGAAGTGGAGGGGTTCGAGAAGTTAGTCAATGGCCTGAACGCCAGAGACAATGTGGACGTTTACATTACCGGCAGTAACTCTCATTTTCTTTCTTCCGACATCAAGACCATTTTTCGCGGACGGGGCGATGAGGTGAAGGTATGGCCTTTCTCCTTCCGTGAGTTCTGCACCGACAGGACTGAGCCCGTCAGTGAATTGTGGAAGGAGTATTACACTTACGGTGGCATGCCAGGACTGCTTCGCCAACGCACGTCAGAACAGAAGGTGGCCTATCTGCAACGGTTGTGGAACAAAACCTACCTCGATGACGTGGTAGAACGTCACAAGGTAAAGAATCGCGAGGCTCTTTCTGCTCTTGCCGACGCGCTATGCTCATCTGTAGGTTCGCTGACCAATCCCAACCGCATCAGCAATGTGATGAGAAGTGTGCAAAACACCAAGATTGATTCTGAGACTGTCTCCAATTACATAGGCTATTTGGAAGAAGCTTTCCTATTTGAAGGCGCCAAGCGCTACAACATAAAAGGCAACAAGTATTTCGAGAGCATCAAGAAATACTATTCAGTGGATGTGGGATTGCGCAATGCCAAACTTAATTTCCGGCAACAGGAGATCACTCACATCATGGAGAACGTCATCTACAACGAGCTCCGGATGCGAGGTTTTGCTGTGGATGTCGGTGTGGTGGAGGCTCGCGAGATGCGAAATGGCAAGTCTGAGTATATCCAGTATGAGATAGATTTCATTGCCAGCAATGGGAGAGACAAATACTACATTCAGTCGGCATTCTCTTTAGACAGCGAAGAGAAGCGGCAGCAAGAACTAAGGTCGCTCCTCAAAGTCGACGACAGTTTCCAGAAGATTGTCATCACAGGCAGCGATATTGCCGCATATACCGACAATAAGGGCATCCGTTTCATGGGACTCTTCCAATTCCTGCTCTCTGGCATTTAA
- a CDS encoding radical SAM/SPASM domain-containing protein — protein MEWIFLKSLNMVFSKFNNIIEVTQTTVALYNALTDKTIFLQKSDLEMPSDDLRQKMAKHGFIVQSDLDETEQFLEYARNVEYSKDPFHLIINPTINCNFNCWYCYEKHVFSKMEQSTVVKIDKLVEHLYCKHDNIQISFFGGEPLLYYKSVMLPILEHTKNYAQVMNKAFSVNLTTNGFLFNEKMIKEMKRYNFNGAQITLDGNREEHNKIRFLKSGEGSYDKIVENIKQLARHGVPVRLRINSTNENINSLEYITSDFSDLDVDTLKNIHIDIHIVWQERYKHILEKKIPGVISVFKENRLKAAKMTFREFCYADRRNQCVVHYNGDIYKCTAIDFENTERDGFLNDEGAIVWENDSLEKRMESKFNNVKCRDCSILPLCHGGCSSFRLKNRNACVYNDDSLAMQRAIRDRISYNLSMSGSCYTKLL, from the coding sequence GTGGAATGGATTTTTTTAAAATCACTGAATATGGTTTTTAGTAAATTTAACAATATAATAGAGGTGACTCAGACAACTGTTGCCTTATACAATGCATTGACTGACAAGACAATATTTTTGCAAAAATCGGACTTGGAGATGCCATCTGATGACTTGAGGCAGAAAATGGCAAAGCATGGATTTATTGTACAGTCTGATCTGGATGAAACTGAACAATTTCTTGAATATGCGAGGAATGTTGAATATTCGAAAGATCCATTCCACTTAATTATTAACCCTACTATTAATTGTAATTTTAATTGCTGGTATTGCTACGAGAAACACGTTTTTTCGAAGATGGAGCAATCTACTGTGGTTAAAATTGACAAACTAGTGGAACATCTGTATTGTAAGCATGATAATATTCAAATATCTTTTTTTGGAGGAGAACCATTATTATACTATAAAAGTGTGATGTTGCCTATTTTGGAGCATACAAAGAATTATGCTCAAGTTATGAATAAGGCATTCTCTGTAAATCTGACAACGAATGGCTTTCTTTTTAATGAAAAAATGATAAAAGAAATGAAACGCTATAACTTCAATGGTGCACAAATAACTTTAGATGGTAATCGTGAAGAACATAATAAAATCCGATTCTTAAAAAGTGGTGAGGGTAGTTATGATAAAATCGTAGAGAATATTAAACAGTTAGCACGACATGGAGTGCCTGTAAGATTAAGAATTAACAGTACAAATGAGAATATTAATTCATTAGAATACATAACGTCGGATTTTTCAGATTTGGATGTTGATACTTTGAAGAACATACATATTGACATACACATTGTATGGCAGGAAAGGTACAAGCATATATTAGAAAAAAAAATACCAGGTGTGATAAGTGTATTTAAGGAGAATCGGCTTAAAGCAGCTAAAATGACGTTCAGAGAATTTTGTTATGCCGATAGGCGCAATCAGTGTGTTGTGCATTATAATGGTGATATCTACAAATGTACCGCAATAGATTTTGAGAACACAGAGCGTGATGGCTTCTTAAACGACGAGGGGGCAATTGTGTGGGAAAATGATAGTCTGGAAAAGCGAATGGAATCAAAATTTAATAATGTGAAATGCCGAGATTGTTCAATATTGCCATTGTGCCATGGAGGTTGTTCGAGTTTTAGACTGAAAAACAGGAACGCCTGTGTTTATAATGATGATTCGCTAGCCATGCAGAGAGCTATTAGAGATCGCATTAGTTATAATTTATCTATGAGTGGATCATGTTACACTAAGTTATTATAA
- a CDS encoding peptidase domain-containing ABC transporter yields MKLRDRKSTRHFKVFWQVESTDCGPACLQMICNYWGRTYSQQCIKQGISISRIGVTLGDIKRRSEELGFNTAVVKATADQLQKIPFPVILHWRGNHFVVLYCVRLKKNKQAEFMIADPSIGKIKFQEKEFIQSWQNGESEGFAILLKPSERFFTTKIEEEKTDWSIAKTILKQYVSQKLKVILALSLLILSMFSGWMIPYIYQLVIDKGVIGRNIDVTWQLFMVQLSFFVGYVFSNTLSSLVMSKVNFLVGITYIESLLRKLMHLPMKYFDTKLNTEFMQRLDDFNSVRSFFTDNLINLGFSLINALVYLTFLAYYSLVATVTFLIVSIIGIIWNVYFLHERKFIDYSLFVEQARNRNLLYEILNGMPDIKVNNAQYKQTEVWKNNQQLINSLMIRQLGLNFKQSGGVQLINKLRDIAILCLCGILTIRGELTLGVMMSVSYILGQLVTPVSQFQSLANSIQQVKISVNRLSEVQRKKEENSDGELVNNQLRYNIIIDSITFKYEGSFCPYVFNNLSISLPENKVTAIVGNSGSGKSTLIKLILGFYEPQKGEILVNGAPLNTLNIDIWRSVCGVVLQDGRIFSGTVAENIALGDSCINMDKVKSSAKLSCINDFIEKQPGQYDMKIGPSGIELSQGQKQRILIARAVYKDPKLLIFDEATSSLDTVNERRIMDNLEDFFKNRTVIVVAHRLSTVVNADNIVFLENGMIAEQGTHQQLVDRKGKYYELIKNQLELES; encoded by the coding sequence ATGAAGTTGAGAGACAGAAAAAGTACAAGGCATTTTAAAGTCTTCTGGCAAGTGGAAAGTACAGATTGTGGCCCCGCTTGCCTTCAAATGATTTGCAATTATTGGGGGAGGACATACTCACAGCAATGCATCAAGCAGGGGATAAGCATTTCTCGAATAGGTGTCACTTTAGGAGACATTAAGCGTCGATCTGAAGAGCTAGGCTTTAATACCGCAGTGGTGAAAGCGACAGCAGATCAATTACAAAAAATTCCATTCCCAGTGATATTGCATTGGAGGGGAAATCATTTTGTGGTTTTGTATTGTGTGAGGCTAAAAAAAAACAAGCAGGCTGAGTTCATGATAGCTGATCCATCGATAGGCAAGATTAAATTTCAGGAAAAAGAATTTATTCAAAGCTGGCAGAATGGCGAAAGTGAAGGGTTCGCGATTTTATTAAAGCCCTCAGAGCGCTTCTTTACCACAAAGATAGAGGAGGAAAAGACCGACTGGTCAATTGCCAAAACAATACTTAAACAGTATGTCTCCCAAAAGTTGAAAGTCATATTGGCTCTATCGCTATTGATTTTGTCGATGTTTTCTGGCTGGATGATTCCGTACATATACCAACTTGTAATAGACAAAGGCGTAATTGGAAGAAATATAGATGTCACATGGCAACTGTTTATGGTGCAGCTGTCTTTTTTTGTCGGTTATGTGTTCTCTAATACATTGAGCTCATTGGTAATGAGCAAGGTGAATTTTTTAGTGGGCATTACATACATTGAGAGCTTGCTAAGAAAGTTAATGCATTTGCCTATGAAATACTTTGATACAAAATTGAACACTGAGTTTATGCAGCGGCTTGATGATTTTAACAGTGTAAGGTCTTTTTTTACCGACAACCTTATAAACTTGGGATTTTCACTGATCAATGCATTGGTATATTTGACATTTCTTGCTTACTATAGCTTGGTTGCAACAGTCACATTTCTGATAGTTTCCATCATTGGTATTATATGGAATGTTTATTTTCTTCATGAAAGAAAATTCATTGACTACTCGTTATTTGTGGAACAAGCGAGAAATAGGAATTTACTGTATGAAATTCTTAATGGTATGCCTGACATAAAGGTAAACAATGCCCAATATAAGCAGACAGAAGTATGGAAGAATAATCAACAATTAATTAACAGCTTGATGATTCGCCAATTGGGTCTGAATTTTAAGCAGAGCGGTGGAGTTCAATTGATTAACAAGTTGAGAGACATTGCGATTCTTTGCCTTTGTGGTATTTTAACAATTCGGGGTGAACTTACGTTGGGCGTAATGATGAGTGTGAGTTATATCTTGGGACAATTGGTTACTCCCGTAAGTCAATTTCAATCTTTGGCAAATAGTATTCAGCAAGTAAAAATTTCTGTAAATAGGTTGTCGGAAGTACAAAGGAAAAAAGAAGAAAATAGCGATGGAGAACTTGTAAACAATCAATTACGTTACAACATAATAATTGATTCTATTACTTTTAAATACGAAGGAAGTTTTTGTCCTTATGTCTTTAACAATTTGTCTATTTCATTACCCGAGAATAAGGTGACAGCAATAGTTGGAAATAGCGGGAGTGGGAAAAGCACTTTGATAAAATTGATATTAGGTTTTTATGAGCCACAAAAGGGAGAAATTCTTGTTAATGGAGCGCCTCTAAATACGCTTAATATAGATATTTGGAGAAGTGTATGTGGTGTTGTGTTGCAAGATGGAAGAATATTCAGTGGAACTGTGGCTGAAAATATTGCGTTAGGGGACTCATGTATTAATATGGACAAAGTTAAGAGTTCTGCCAAATTATCATGTATTAATGATTTTATTGAAAAACAACCTGGGCAGTATGATATGAAGATAGGACCTTCTGGTATAGAGTTGAGCCAAGGTCAAAAACAAAGGATATTGATAGCTCGTGCTGTATATAAAGATCCTAAGCTTTTGATTTTTGACGAGGCTACATCCTCTCTCGATACTGTCAACGAGCGTCGCATTATGGACAACCTCGAAGATTTTTTTAAGAATAGAACAGTGATAGTTGTGGCTCACAGGCTTAGCACGGTGGTTAATGCCGACAACATTGTTTTCCTGGAAAATGGTATGATTGCTGAGCAAGGCACCCATCAGCAATTGGTCGACCGCAAAGGGAAGTATTACGAATTGATTAAAAACCAACTTGAATTAGAGAGTTAA
- a CDS encoding carboxypeptidase-like regulatory domain-containing protein, with protein sequence MKRAIILFSLVLVSIHAFAYNLVGRVLDDKDKEPLPGTTVRVFVESSNSLINYTVTNHEGKFVIKDIHHKGNVSVTLSCLSYNPITIKLKDNSKSIDLGDILLTGKANSLDEVVVTARETIEKYDRILVFATAEERKNSSDVIGLLSNMKMKLPGIDVNEMARTISIYGKEPVYQINGKVESLSKIRMINKNRVLRVEYKNQADIRFSNDGINGGVINFILKEDFDGGSLHTRAGVTVTTPRTNGEVGFTYNNKRSEWSLNCDNVWRKSTKQYTDNYETYKGKSYEIERQQIGLPSSFKDFDNNLSLGYTYKHSQNTTFATDLGLRYHKVDASDEYLMRQIKGGQTADYTKINARNSETIDPTLNLYFNKNFGKHTVEFDLTGAFSSGDYSRGMNYIYSPAEQYIQNNKTDNKSYLASSEALYTYAFKNFTTKFGLNYSYNYVTNGYSESEKVINNTLAKHKLYLYGNIGGRLRKINYAIGVGGRYEAVSNGDIFEHSMRPNLSASISYPVLKRGNLSLSYTYMPSLPSLFNFSEVMRTIDDISLQTGSLNIKPTESHSTKLAFRTMIWKLSANLSAEYSRTTKPLVNVWEYDSDPESKYYDKFISRTANGKYQDCVNFQLDIATQRFLNCLAVYGQFGWNRHKISGWGEYNYKLSKFYAAVGVNAVVKNVSIISKYDILPRYSVSGLSVSSNSGNFYMGFNWRYKNIAVGIMAGNLFTSKANRVKTTYISSVRPMTQEYYIKDFSNMVELTFQYNIDFGKRYGSSSRSLSGEKIDRGVNNAY encoded by the coding sequence ATGAAACGAGCTATTATACTGTTTTCGCTTGTGCTTGTTAGCATTCATGCCTTTGCATATAATCTTGTCGGTAGAGTGCTTGACGATAAGGACAAAGAGCCTCTCCCTGGTACGACTGTGCGGGTGTTTGTAGAATCGTCTAATTCATTAATCAATTACACAGTCACAAATCATGAAGGGAAATTTGTAATAAAGGACATTCACCACAAAGGCAATGTCAGTGTCACACTGTCATGCTTGAGCTACAATCCCATTACTATAAAATTGAAGGACAATAGCAAGTCAATAGATTTGGGCGATATTCTGTTGACCGGGAAAGCCAACAGTCTCGACGAGGTGGTGGTGACCGCTAGAGAAACGATCGAGAAATACGACAGGATTTTAGTCTTCGCGACTGCAGAGGAACGCAAGAACTCATCAGACGTAATAGGCTTGCTTAGCAATATGAAAATGAAATTGCCGGGAATTGACGTGAACGAAATGGCGCGCACTATTAGCATTTATGGTAAAGAACCTGTTTATCAAATTAATGGCAAGGTGGAATCTTTGTCAAAGATTAGAATGATCAACAAAAACAGGGTATTGCGTGTTGAGTACAAAAACCAAGCAGACATAAGGTTTTCAAACGATGGTATAAATGGCGGTGTGATAAATTTCATTTTAAAAGAAGACTTTGATGGTGGTAGCCTGCACACTCGTGCAGGTGTTACGGTGACCACGCCCAGAACAAACGGAGAAGTTGGCTTCACCTACAACAACAAACGCTCGGAATGGTCGTTGAACTGTGACAATGTTTGGAGAAAAAGTACCAAGCAATACACCGACAATTACGAGACATACAAGGGGAAAAGCTATGAAATCGAGCGCCAGCAAATAGGTCTTCCATCCTCATTTAAGGACTTTGACAACAACCTGTCTTTGGGCTACACTTACAAGCATAGCCAAAACACGACATTCGCCACTGATTTAGGCTTGCGTTATCACAAAGTGGACGCAAGCGATGAATATTTGATGCGACAGATCAAGGGAGGGCAGACCGCCGACTACACAAAAATAAACGCTCGCAACTCTGAAACCATAGACCCTACATTGAATTTGTATTTCAACAAGAACTTTGGAAAACATACTGTGGAATTTGACTTGACAGGCGCATTTTCGTCGGGCGATTATTCCAGGGGAATGAATTACATATATAGCCCGGCTGAGCAATACATTCAAAACAACAAAACCGACAACAAAAGCTACTTGGCGAGTTCTGAAGCGCTCTATACGTATGCTTTTAAAAACTTCACCACAAAATTTGGTTTGAATTATTCCTACAATTACGTGACCAATGGTTATTCCGAAAGCGAGAAGGTAATCAACAACACCCTGGCAAAGCATAAACTATATCTTTACGGAAACATAGGTGGAAGACTAAGAAAAATAAATTATGCAATCGGAGTCGGCGGAAGATACGAGGCCGTGTCGAATGGTGACATATTCGAGCACAGCATGCGACCCAATCTTTCTGCCTCGATCAGTTACCCAGTTTTGAAAAGAGGCAATTTGAGCTTGAGCTACACTTATATGCCCTCGTTGCCTTCGTTGTTCAACTTCTCCGAAGTGATGCGGACTATCGACGACATATCTCTGCAAACGGGCAGCCTGAACATAAAGCCAACAGAATCTCATAGTACAAAGCTTGCATTTAGAACTATGATATGGAAGCTGAGTGCCAACCTGTCGGCAGAGTATTCAAGAACCACAAAGCCATTGGTCAATGTGTGGGAATACGATTCTGATCCCGAGAGCAAGTACTACGACAAGTTTATAAGCAGGACGGCAAATGGGAAATATCAAGATTGTGTGAACTTTCAACTGGATATTGCCACACAGAGATTTCTCAACTGCTTGGCTGTATATGGACAGTTTGGCTGGAACAGGCATAAAATTTCAGGCTGGGGAGAATACAATTATAAGCTCAGCAAGTTTTACGCGGCAGTAGGGGTTAACGCTGTAGTCAAGAACGTGAGTATAATCTCAAAATATGATATCCTTCCTCGATACAGCGTAAGTGGCCTTTCTGTTTCCAGCAATTCGGGTAATTTTTATATGGGGTTTAACTGGAGGTATAAAAACATCGCTGTCGGTATTATGGCAGGAAACTTATTTACGAGCAAAGCCAACCGGGTGAAAACCACCTATATTTCTTCTGTTAGACCAATGACACAGGAATACTATATCAAAGATTTCTCGAATATGGTTGAATTGACATTTCAATACAATATTGATTTTGGCAAGCGGTATGGAAGCTCAAGCCGCTCTTTGTCGGGAGAAAAGATTGACAGAGGCGTAAATAATGCATATTAA